The uncultured Desulfobulbus sp. genome window below encodes:
- a CDS encoding rhodanese-like domain-containing protein: MRLEIRRLFFLFALILCCAVFWTQPAGAGEVSKGQIPQEHLASSFKQLPWGVAIWDVPEAIEHLKKDTSILWVDTRPESFFNQGTVSNAVLLVYGKKGNTTNTLTPESLAKALADKGLSKDTATIAFFCQGPACHRSYNATYMAVTEWGYSPDKVTWFRAGYPHLLQEVKSNAKLKRRAKRYLSDAGVRQL, encoded by the coding sequence ATGAGGCTGGAGATTCGTCGTTTGTTCTTTCTATTCGCCCTGATCCTGTGCTGTGCTGTTTTCTGGACCCAACCTGCGGGAGCCGGAGAGGTCAGCAAGGGCCAGATTCCCCAGGAACATCTTGCCAGCTCGTTCAAACAGCTCCCCTGGGGCGTGGCTATCTGGGATGTACCTGAGGCGATAGAACATCTAAAAAAAGACACTAGCATCCTTTGGGTCGACACCAGGCCTGAAAGTTTTTTCAATCAGGGAACAGTGAGCAATGCTGTGCTTCTGGTCTATGGCAAAAAAGGCAACACCACCAATACCCTTACCCCGGAGTCTCTGGCCAAGGCACTGGCTGACAAGGGACTGAGTAAAGACACGGCCACCATCGCCTTTTTCTGTCAGGGCCCCGCCTGTCACCGCAGTTACAATGCCACCTACATGGCAGTGACGGAATGGGGCTACAGCCCTGATAAGGTCACCTGGTTCCGCGCTGGTTACCCACATCTGCTCCAGGAGGTCAAGTCAAACGCCAAGCTCAAACGACGGGCAAAACGCTATCTCAGCGACGCGGGAGTTCGCCAACTCTAA
- a CDS encoding methyl-accepting chemotaxis protein, with amino-acid sequence MNIAGKVSLKIKIMGAVLVPILLLVPAMLTLYLQGTGQLKGERNRAINTANTIAFDSVIAGQAKHLEKMLTNVLMIMELVDYTIDPENKTARMVLEGQFLSLVEEGIIRFSVYDKEKNIIFQQVKGVSKRKKALPGTYIDTFTAAAKDAAFHLYFRGSESGMREIGAEYCILSSIIDDDDATIGYVELAAAPGRWVQRIAELTQARVFLYDPAHHALPVSESPELAQRLLSQLPKNLHNLHFIQTSFEGQHCLVNILPIKDPYNKACNSLLVAQNATHLVQAEQKRQIYGLIICLSILICSQILAYLMVSRGITNPISTIIGFATTLATGDASSSLQMQASGEIKTLENSLNAMAIHIRNQANLAQKIAEGDLTGEVIPASDRDVLGKALVAITGNLGKMIEQISQNAEGLLAMAGSVTGLSSELQVSLDVIESQTRNLAEAFDQISTNLQMVSSATEEMSVSIQEISRTSNESSETTRKAEKFSEETSKVMDQLSTVVASISEANQAISDFADQTNLLALNATIEAARAGEAGRGFAVVAAEVKDLAQKSMGTAQSIHGDVMNIEQCTTQAVNSTKTIGEIVSRSKDASYGIASAVEEQAAVATDISQNIANAHNITSGFSSNIDELQEVASVTGSTIQSLNTSADQLVQLAETLKKSIDIFKLRSAS; translated from the coding sequence ATGAACATTGCAGGTAAGGTTTCTCTTAAAATCAAAATTATGGGAGCAGTTCTTGTTCCCATACTGCTCCTCGTCCCGGCCATGCTCACGCTCTATCTTCAGGGGACCGGGCAACTGAAGGGTGAGCGCAATCGAGCAATCAATACGGCCAATACTATTGCTTTTGACTCGGTGATCGCTGGCCAGGCCAAGCACCTGGAAAAAATGCTCACCAATGTTCTGATGATCATGGAGCTGGTGGATTACACCATCGATCCCGAAAACAAGACTGCCCGCATGGTGCTTGAAGGGCAGTTTCTCTCTCTTGTGGAAGAAGGCATCATCCGCTTCAGCGTCTACGACAAGGAAAAAAATATTATTTTTCAGCAGGTTAAAGGAGTGTCAAAACGCAAGAAGGCTCTCCCTGGCACGTATATTGACACCTTTACAGCAGCTGCCAAAGACGCAGCTTTTCATTTGTACTTTCGAGGCAGCGAAAGCGGCATGCGCGAGATTGGTGCCGAATACTGCATCCTCTCAAGTATCATTGATGACGATGATGCCACCATCGGTTATGTGGAACTTGCCGCAGCTCCCGGACGTTGGGTTCAACGTATTGCTGAGTTGACCCAAGCCCGCGTCTTTCTCTATGACCCAGCACATCATGCCCTTCCGGTGAGCGAATCTCCCGAGCTGGCGCAACGACTCTTAAGCCAACTCCCGAAGAACCTGCATAACCTGCATTTTATTCAGACCAGTTTTGAAGGCCAGCACTGTCTAGTCAACATCCTTCCGATCAAGGATCCGTACAACAAGGCCTGCAACTCTCTTCTGGTGGCCCAAAACGCCACTCACCTGGTACAGGCAGAGCAAAAACGCCAAATCTATGGACTGATTATCTGCCTGAGTATCCTTATTTGTTCACAGATCCTTGCCTACTTGATGGTCAGCAGGGGCATCACCAACCCTATCAGCACCATTATCGGTTTTGCCACCACCTTGGCCACCGGCGATGCTTCATCCTCTTTGCAGATGCAAGCCTCAGGAGAAATCAAAACCCTGGAAAATTCCCTCAATGCCATGGCCATCCATATTCGCAACCAGGCTAATCTTGCCCAAAAAATTGCCGAGGGTGACCTGACAGGTGAAGTTATTCCTGCCTCGGATCGCGATGTACTAGGCAAGGCGCTGGTAGCGATCACAGGCAACCTGGGAAAAATGATCGAGCAAATTTCCCAGAACGCAGAAGGATTGCTGGCCATGGCTGGCAGTGTCACCGGCCTTTCGAGCGAACTTCAGGTTTCACTGGATGTAATCGAGTCACAAACCCGCAATCTGGCCGAGGCCTTTGACCAGATCTCCACTAATCTGCAGATGGTTTCCAGCGCCACCGAGGAAATGTCGGTCTCCATTCAGGAAATAAGCCGTACCAGTAACGAATCCAGCGAGACTACCCGCAAAGCAGAAAAATTCTCTGAGGAAACCAGCAAGGTCATGGATCAGCTCAGTACTGTGGTGGCCAGCATCAGCGAAGCGAACCAGGCTATTTCCGATTTTGCCGACCAGACTAACCTACTGGCCTTGAACGCCACCATTGAGGCAGCTCGGGCCGGTGAGGCCGGTCGCGGCTTTGCCGTGGTCGCTGCCGAGGTCAAAGATCTCGCCCAAAAAAGTATGGGCACGGCCCAGTCCATCCATGGAGATGTCATGAACATCGAGCAATGCACTACCCAGGCGGTCAACTCCACCAAGACCATTGGCGAAATTGTCTCCCGTTCAAAGGACGCCTCCTACGGTATAGCCAGCGCGGTAGAAGAACAGGCTGCCGTTGCCACGGATATCTCACAAAATATTGCTAACGCCCATAACATCACCAGCGGTTTTTCTTCCAATATCGATGAACTACAAGAGGTGGCTTCGGTCACCGGCAGCACCATTCAATCCCTCAACACCTCGGCCGATCAACTGGTCCAACTGGCAGAAACCCTGAAGAAAAGTATAGATATTTTTAAATTGCGCAGTGCATCCTAA
- a CDS encoding deoxyribonuclease IV: MPLFGAHESIAGGLHKAFDHIEQVGGASLQIFTANQRQWKAKELSPQDIGLFQRRWQELGNMPVASHASYLINLANDDPEKADKSINAFSQELIRCQQLGISLVVIHPGSHGGRGVEAGLDSIQHNLDQVLERSGVLDTPLKILLETTAGQGTSLGSRFEELSHLLTNSRYPQHLGVCVDTCHIFAAGYDLRTLETYQATMDALSNQVGLDNIHFFHLNDSQKDCGSRVDRHAHIGQGCIGLDGFEFLVNDTRFQHLPMTLETDKGADLAEDRENLERLQALCKQ, encoded by the coding sequence ATGCCTCTTTTCGGTGCCCATGAATCCATTGCAGGCGGGCTGCACAAAGCTTTTGACCATATTGAACAGGTTGGCGGTGCATCCCTGCAAATTTTCACCGCTAATCAGCGCCAGTGGAAAGCCAAAGAGCTGAGCCCTCAGGACATCGGTCTTTTCCAGCGTCGTTGGCAGGAACTGGGCAATATGCCGGTCGCCTCCCATGCCTCCTATCTGATCAACCTGGCCAACGACGATCCCGAAAAGGCAGATAAATCTATCAACGCCTTTTCCCAGGAGCTGATTCGTTGTCAGCAACTGGGGATCTCATTGGTGGTGATCCACCCGGGCAGTCATGGCGGCCGCGGCGTTGAGGCCGGGTTGGACAGCATTCAGCACAACCTGGATCAGGTACTGGAACGATCGGGCGTACTCGACACTCCCTTGAAAATTTTGTTGGAGACCACCGCTGGCCAAGGCACCTCTTTAGGGAGTCGTTTTGAGGAACTGAGCCATCTCTTAACCAATTCGCGCTACCCGCAACATCTCGGTGTCTGCGTTGATACCTGCCATATCTTTGCAGCAGGCTACGATCTACGCACCCTGGAGACCTATCAGGCGACCATGGATGCCCTCAGCAACCAGGTGGGACTGGACAACATCCACTTCTTTCACCTCAACGACTCACAAAAAGACTGCGGCAGTCGAGTTGACCGGCATGCCCATATCGGCCAGGGCTGTATCGGTCTTGACGGTTTTGAGTTCCTGGTCAACGATACCCGATTCCAGCACCTCCCCATGACCCTGGAAACCGACAAAGGGGCTGACTTGGCAGAAGACCGGGAAAATCTGGAACGCTTGCAAGCCTTGTGTAAACAGTAG